The Morococcus cerebrosus sequence CTGTCTAAAGCCGTCAAAGACGACATCGCCAAAGGCGTAGCGGCGAAAGACGCAGTAGACAACAAAGGCATCAGCTTCGCAGGTGACAGCGGTACGACCGTTGCCAACAAACTGGGCGATACCGTAGCCGTCAAAGGCGATGCCAACATTACCACCACCGCAGGCGCAAACGGCATTCAGGTCGGCCTCAACAAAGACCTGAAAGTCGACAGCGTCACGACAGGCGGCGTAACCGTTAACGCTCAAGGCATTAGTATTGGTGCGCCGACTGCGTACAATCCGGCAAATACCGTCAGCCTCAGTCCGAATGGTCTAAACAACGGTGGACAACGCATCACCAACGTCGCTCCGGCGAAAGAAGGTACTGATGCAGTCAACCTGAACCAGCTTGTTGGTATGGGTAACGCTCTGCAAAACAACATTGCAAACGTCGGCAAAAAAGCCTACGCAGGTGTAGCGGGTGCGATTGCACAAGGCTCGATTCCGCAAGTAACCCGTCCGGGTGCGACCGGTATCGGCGTGGGTAGCGGCTACTACGGTGGTCAATCCGCCATGGCAATCGGCGTGTCTGCGATGAGCGACGGCGGTAACTGGATTGTTAAAGGCAACTTCTCTGCCAACACAGACGGTCACGTCGGTGTCGGAGCAGGTGCGTTGTACCAGTGGTAAGCTAACGGCTCTTAGCTAAAGCAAAGCAAAGGTCGTCTGAAATCCAAAACAGGGTTTCAGACGACCTTTTTTATATCTTGTATGAAGGGTAAATTAGTTTTATTTGAAATTCATGGCTGGAAGGATGATGGAAGTTGTTTCTTCTGAAATCTAAATAAAGCAACATCACGACTTTTTCAGACGACCTTTGGTGATTCAATTTACCAAATCCCTGTAAACGTTTTTTCTGCCCGCCAAAATTTCCAACGTGATTTGGGTGTGAGTGTTAATACGCCGCCGTTTTCCCCATCAGTCGTCAAGGTCAGGTTTTTGAGACGACCTGTGTGCAACGCCTGCCAAATCGGGTGAAACCAGCGTTGTTCCCAATCCTGCAAAATATCTTGATAGGCCAGTACGTCCGCCGTCGATCCGGTAACGGCTAAATCATCCATAAAAATGACAGCTGTGTCTGTTCCTGTTTCTTGCATCCAAGAGGCAAAAGCGCGAAAGTCGTATGGTGCATCTATGCGGCCGGAGGCAAATTGCGCCCACGGGCTGTCGGAGAATAGGGGGGATGATTGCTGCATCCCTTGAATATCATGCCACAGCCACAGACCGTTTATCGGCGGTGTTCCGAGTTGGTTGCGAATGTTGTTGATCGGGTGTTGGTGCAGCCACATTTGGATTTCTGTCTGCTTGGCCAGCCATTGTCCGCTATCTTTGCCTGATGCTTGTTCAGACGACCCCATTTGTCCGTAAATATCCAATGCAGGCTTAATTTGCCAGTCTTGCGGATTGGGTAATAAGACAAGCCACAAATCGGGGCGAATGGGGACGAACCGCCAACCCTCGTCCTGATAAAAATCAGATAGTTCGCGACATAATTCATCTGCCTCGTCAGTAGCAATACCGATATATTCGCCGCCAACGACGCTGACTTGGTGCAAACCCATCTGCTGCCATAGCGGGGAAGCCAATGCGGCAGGTTGTTGCTGTGGAACGTTTGCAGCAGTTTTTGCGTGTTCGAGCAGACTGCCGTCCCATAAATAACGCCCGTAAAATTTTGATGTTTCAACTGCTTGTTTGTGTAAATGTCCGAAGCGCAGCAGACGGTTGAAGGCGGGCAGGGTAAGAGATGGGACGGATTCGTCGCTTTGGCGGTTCAGCGACGGAACGGCAAGGGTCAGGTTCATGGCGGGCGGCAGGTTGGGAAAAAGCATCATTTTAAGGGAGAATGCCGACCATTCCCAAATGTCTATGGGATGCGACGTTTGAAGCAATATACGCGATTGTGATATAATTACGGACGTAAATTTCAGAAAAAACGGGTGTAAATCAAAACAATAGCCTTGATAATACGCCCTTGGTTCCCCATTGTGCTGTTTGCCGGACTATGAAAAAGGTCGTCTGAAAGACGGATAAATAGCAGACAGTCTTCTTTTAAATAAAAATCACATTGCCCGTGCGGATTGATAAAACAGCCGCACCGCCGCATTAAAAGGATAATTCGTGATCGAAACAACCCGATTTCCCTTATTGCGCCGATTTTGGCACAACAAACCTATCCGCTGGTCTCTGTTGGGCATCCTTTTGCCTGTTTCCGGCGCGATGACTGCCTATGCAGTAACCGAACCTGTTCCCGAGTATCAAGGATTCAAAGTCGAGCGCGTTTCTGAAGAACTGCCGGCGGTTTATGTTGAAACCGGTAATTTTCAGTCCAGTTACTGGGCGCAAGAGGTTGTTCAGCAGGGCGACTCTCTCGCCGATGTGCTTACCCGCATGGGGGTCCCCCAAACCGACATCAAGCAAATCATGGCGAAAAACAGTGCGGAACGCGATATGCAACATTTGCGCGCCAACCAGTCTGTCAATATCCGCATCGATGCTTCGGGACAAGTTACCGACGTACAGTTTTTCACGGATGAAGAGCTTGAACGCAACCTTGTCGCTTTGGAAAAAGTCAAAGGCAAATGGCAGGCTTCTACATCGGAAGTGGATATGAAGACCATGCCGACCCTGCGTTCCGTCGTTGTCCGCACTTCTGCGCGCGGTGCAATGGCGCAGGCGGAAATTCCTGTCGAAATCCGCGAGTCGCTGAGCGAAATTTTCTCCGACGTACTGAGCTTGGAGGATTTGAAAGAAGGCGATGTGATACGATTGCTGTATGACAGCATGTATTTCCGCGGACAACAAATGGGTACGGGCAATATCCTGGCAGCCGAAATTGTCAAAGGCGGTAAAAGCTATCAAGCCTATTATTACAGCCAGGGTAAAGGCGACGAAGAGAGCGGCAGCTATTATGATCAAAGCGGCAAATCGCTCCAGCAAAAAGCGGGCTTCAACATCGAGCCTGTTGTCTATACGCGCATTTCATCCCCGTTCGGTTACCGGGTCCACCCCGTTTTACATACCGTCCGTATGCATACCGGTATTGACTACGCAGCCCCTTCCGGTACGCCGATTAAAGCGACCGCTGACGGCGTGATTACCTTCAAAGGCTGGAAGGGCGGCTACGGTAATACCGTTATGATCCGCCATTCTAACGGCGTTGAAACCTTATACGGGCATATGAGCGCGTTTACGCCTGTCCAAGGTGTGGTGCGTGCAGGCGAAGTGATCGGATTCGTCGGTACGACGGGACGTTCTACCGGTCCGCACCTGCACTATGAAGCACGCGTGAACAGTCAACCTGTCAACCCGACTACGGTTGCCCTGCCGACACCCAAGCTGACGCCAACCAATATGGCTGCATTCCGTCAGCAGCAGAAATCGGCAAATACCATACTTGCCTCTATCCGCGGGTTGCCTGTTTCTGTAGCGCAGTTGGATTAATCAAGCTGCCCTATTGGGGTATGCTTTAAAAGGTCGTCTGAAAACCAGGTTTAAGGTTTCAGACGGCCTTTTACATTGGGATGGATACGAAAACTTTTTCCAGTTCATACGGCTTGAGACAAGTTGTTTGGGAGTGGCTTTCAAATATAGTGGATTAAATTTAAACCAGTACGGCGTTGCCTCGCCTTGCCGTACTATTTGTACTGTCTGCGGCTTCGTCGCCTTGTCCTGATTTAAATTTAATCCACTATAACAGTATGAGCCAGAATCTCAATGATAAATTGATAGGAAATTTAAACGGAAATATCAGGGCGGTTATTTCTGCGAGAGAAATTCAGAGATACGTATTTGTTGTCATTTTGAAACATATCTTCATGGCGGGGAGTGCATTCGTTTTTGAGCAAGAGCGGCAGGTAACGTTTTTATTTCATGTGTTGTGTGATTGCCATAAGAGACTTGTTAGCAAAAAAGGTCGTCTGAAACCGAATTTGAGGTTCAGATGACCTTTTCGTTTTTGATAAGGGTCTGCGGTTTTTAGCGTTTCTTTCAGTTTTCTTGTAAAGAAACCGTCTGTTTGGCAGGGGGAGCAGGATGCAGTGCAGTCAGCTTCTTCGTCAAGATATTCAAAATCACGCCGTAGGCAGGCAGGAAGAAGAGGGTGCAGATGGTGAGTTTGAACAGGTAATCGACAAAAGCGATGCCCTGCCAGTTTGCCGCCATAAATTCATCGCTGCTTGCGTAGAAGGCAATGGCGAAAAATACCAACGTATCCAAGGCGTTGCCGATGACGGTTGATGCGGTCGGGGCAATCCACCACGCTTTCAGACGACGTAGTTTGTTGAACACAAAAATATCAAGGACTTGTCCGAGCGCATAGGCGGCAAAGCTGGCTAAGGCGATGCGTCCGACAAAGGTGTTGAATTCGGACAGCGCGCCTAAGTCTGTCCAACTGCCGTCGTGGAACAAAACGGAAAAGATGTAGGAAAGCAAAAGGGCGGGGAACATGACCCAAAAGATAATCCGCCGTGCCAAGTGCGAACCAAAAATGCGGACGGTCAGGTCGGTGGCAAGGAAGATGAAGGGGAAGGAAAACGCGCCCCAAGTGGTGTGGATGCCGAAAATTTGGAAGGGAAACTGCACCAGATAGTTGCTGGCGGCGATGATGAGGATATGGAAAAGCACCAGCCAGAAGAGTGCCTTCTGTTGTTGCGCTGTTGTAAATTCGTACATGGAAATCTTTCGGAAAGGCTTTCAGACGACCTTCTCATGAAAAAGGTCGTCTGAAAATGCGTAAAAGGGGATGGATTATTGGCTGTCGTGTTCGAACAGGCGTTTGCGTGCCAGTGTTTCAAACTCGGTACCTGCTTTGCCGTAATTGGCAAAGGGATGAATGGCGATGCCGCCGCGCGGTGTAAATTCGCCGAAAACTTCGATGTATTTCGGATCCATCAGGGCAATCAGGTCTTTCATGATGATGTTGACGCAGTCTTCATGGAAATCGCCGTGGTTGCGGAAGCTGAATAGGTAGAGTTTCAGGGATTTGCTTTCCACCATTTTGATGTGCGGGATGTAGCGGATGTAGATGGTGGCGAAGTCAGGCTGCCCGGTCATGGGGCAGAGGCTGGTGAATTCGGGGCAGACGAACTTGACGAAATAGTCGTTGTCGGGATGTTTGTTGTCGAATGCTTCAAGAATTTCGGGAGCGTAGCCGGTCGGGTATTGGGTTTTTTGATTGCCCAAAAGAGAGATGCCTTGCAGCTCTTCGGTATTGCGGGACATGAGGGTTTCCTTAGTTTTTTAATGTGGGAGGTTTTCGAACCACGAAGGGCGGATTGTAATATAAGGCAGGGGTGATGTGTAACCTTTATGCAGCATCGGAGGTCGTCTGAAGATATTCGCAATTAAACGATTTGAATTGTAAACGCAATTTTAAAAAATGATTAAAAATGTAATTTTTCAAATGATTGCTTTATTTTCAGCTTATTTCTGTCAATTGCGGGTAAATGAGGCTATGTGGTAAGAACTAAGCAGGTATCTGAAAGTTCTAAGAGTCGGTTTGATGGAAGACAAAAATTGGTAGTTCGCCCGAATGCAAATAATGTTTTATGCATAAAAAGTACCACTCGTTATTAACTTTAACCGATTGTCAGATTTTCATCAGAAGAATAGTCAATTAGATTAGTATGTTCACATAAAATAAATATTTGGTATTTTGATTCAATGATTTTTTCATCGTTGCTTCCGTCGGAAGGGCGCAGCGATTGAAGTTGGTAATTAAGAGGAATAAACCATGAGTTTTTCACAAACCGATTTGACCACGGCATTAAAAACCCTATCTGACCGCCTGCCTCATTTTTCCGAGCAGCAGACTAGGGCAGGGCGGATGTTGCGAGTCGTAACCGAACGCCTCAGTTCGCATCTGAATGACAATCTGAAAGTATATGGTATCAATGAAAACCTCTGGTTTGCCTTGATGGCGGTTTACGTCAGCCCGAACAGTGAAATTTTGCCATCACGCTTGAGTGATTTGATGGATCTGACCCGTACCAGTGCAACCCGATTGTCGGACGAAATGGTTAGCCGAGGCTGGGTTGCACGCTATATCAACCAGCAGGACCGCCGTCAGATTGTGCTAAAATTGACCCCCGAAGGTGAGGTTTTTATCCAAAAAGTATGGCCGCAGGTTTCCAGTACGAGCCAAGAGGCTTGGAAAGATTTCACCAATGAAGATTACAACCAGTTGCAATATTTGTTGGGTAAGCTGCTGCGCCGGCTGGAGGGCTGATAAAGCGGATGCAGGATGTGGCGGATACCGATGATAAAACGGAGTATTCCATGAAAGCCAATCCCTATAAACAGGGAATCTGTATCGCTACCGTCATTCTACTTTCCGCCTGTGCTCAATTCGGTAAACAGGCTCCTTTGGAAGAACCTACCAATTACGGGCTATCTGAAGGTAAATCTGCAGCCATGGTTCAAGATGCGTGGTGGATGCAACTGAACGACCAAAAACTTAACCAATTAGTTGCACTCTCTATCCGTAATGCTCCCGATTTGCGTATTGCTAAGGCGCGCTTCGAACAAGCACAAGCGCAGCTGGGAATAACTGAAGCCGCAAACAAAATGCAAATCGGGTTGTCCGCGCGAGGGGCAGGAGCATATGTTGCTCCTAAGCCTTCATCCGGTCATATTGATACTGACCATACCTTATTATTGGCAAATACTGCTTTACAGGGTACTTGGTCGTTTGATTTTTGGGATAAGAACCGGAAGCAGGCTGCGTCAATATTAGGAAAGCGCAAGGCCATTCTGTACGAGGCTCATCAAACGCGCATTGATATCGCTAATGCGGTTGCATCACAATATTTCACATGGCAGATGTTGTTAATACAACAAAATCTATTATCCGAGCGTATCGAAACCATAGACAAGATGCATCAACTGATGCGCAGAAGGATTAATGCCCGCCTGGCTTCTGCAGAATCGCTTTATCCGGTTGAAATGCAACAGCAAAGTATGCAGTTGGAAAAACTGGAGTTAGAGCGCCGAATTGCTAAAGTGCGTCATGCTTTAGCAATATTAAGCGGGACAACCCCTGATGGTTTATCTTTGTATATGCCTGAAAAAATGGCAGCAGTTCC is a genomic window containing:
- a CDS encoding MarR family transcriptional regulator, with the protein product MSFSQTDLTTALKTLSDRLPHFSEQQTRAGRMLRVVTERLSSHLNDNLKVYGINENLWFALMAVYVSPNSEILPSRLSDLMDLTRTSATRLSDEMVSRGWVARYINQQDRRQIVLKLTPEGEVFIQKVWPQVSSTSQEAWKDFTNEDYNQLQYLLGKLLRRLEG
- a CDS encoding M23 family metallopeptidase; the encoded protein is MRRFWHNKPIRWSLLGILLPVSGAMTAYAVTEPVPEYQGFKVERVSEELPAVYVETGNFQSSYWAQEVVQQGDSLADVLTRMGVPQTDIKQIMAKNSAERDMQHLRANQSVNIRIDASGQVTDVQFFTDEELERNLVALEKVKGKWQASTSEVDMKTMPTLRSVVVRTSARGAMAQAEIPVEIRESLSEIFSDVLSLEDLKEGDVIRLLYDSMYFRGQQMGTGNILAAEIVKGGKSYQAYYYSQGKGDEESGSYYDQSGKSLQQKAGFNIEPVVYTRISSPFGYRVHPVLHTVRMHTGIDYAAPSGTPIKATADGVITFKGWKGGYGNTVMIRHSNGVETLYGHMSAFTPVQGVVRAGEVIGFVGTTGRSTGPHLHYEARVNSQPVNPTTVALPTPKLTPTNMAAFRQQQKSANTILASIRGLPVSVAQLD
- a CDS encoding efflux transporter outer membrane subunit — protein: MKANPYKQGICIATVILLSACAQFGKQAPLEEPTNYGLSEGKSAAMVQDAWWMQLNDQKLNQLVALSIRNAPDLRIAKARFEQAQAQLGITEAANKMQIGLSARGAGAYVAPKPSSGHIDTDHTLLLANTALQGTWSFDFWDKNRKQAASILGKRKAILYEAHQTRIDIANAVASQYFTWQMLLIQQNLLSERIETIDKMHQLMRRRINARLASAESLYPVEMQQQSMQLEKLELERRIAKVRHALAILSGTTPDGLSLYMPEKMAAVPVVPVNKIHADLLGARPDIAAQKAMLESRFNTVKATEAEFYPNIELKVLAGLAHIDAFNVVRGRTSGMIGVLPALNLPIFTSGALQSKLAGRRAEYNEQVALYDRTVLNVMRAAADAVVDYQNMQKRQSVWEKMQETAEKTVRNANSRVNAGLDNGLSALQKQNELLQLKMQKAQYQAESLIAWSNLNTQLGGGFKLEPLGRNVSKKSTGKKVR
- a CDS encoding 7-cyano-7-deazaguanine/7-aminomethyl-7-deazaguanine transporter, with protein sequence MYEFTTAQQQKALFWLVLFHILIIAASNYLVQFPFQIFGIHTTWGAFSFPFIFLATDLTVRIFGSHLARRIIFWVMFPALLLSYIFSVLFHDGSWTDLGALSEFNTFVGRIALASFAAYALGQVLDIFVFNKLRRLKAWWIAPTASTVIGNALDTLVFFAIAFYASSDEFMAANWQGIAFVDYLFKLTICTLFFLPAYGVILNILTKKLTALHPAPPAKQTVSLQEN
- the queF gene encoding preQ(1) synthase, whose product is MSRNTEELQGISLLGNQKTQYPTGYAPEILEAFDNKHPDNDYFVKFVCPEFTSLCPMTGQPDFATIYIRYIPHIKMVESKSLKLYLFSFRNHGDFHEDCVNIIMKDLIALMDPKYIEVFGEFTPRGGIAIHPFANYGKAGTEFETLARKRLFEHDSQ